Proteins encoded in a region of the Sugiyamaella lignohabitans strain CBS 10342 chromosome B, complete sequence genome:
- the SPE3 gene encoding spermidine synthase (Spermidine synthase; involved in biosynthesis of spermidine and also in biosynthesis of pantothenic acid; spermidine is required for growth of wild-type cells; GO_component: GO:0005737 - cytoplasm [Evidence IDA] [PMID 14562095]; GO_component: GO:0005634 - nucleus [Evidence IDA] [PMID 14562095]; GO_function: GO:0003824 - catalytic activity [Evidence IEA]; GO_function: GO:0004766 - spermidine synthase activity [Evidence IEA]; GO_function: GO:0004766 - spermidine synthase activity [Evidence IMP,ISS] [PMID 9073064]; GO_function: GO:0016740 - transferase activity [Evidence IEA]; GO_process: GO:0015940 - pantothenate biosynthetic process [Evidence IMP] [PMID 11154694]; GO_process: GO:0006596 - polyamine biosynthetic process [Evidence IEA]; GO_process: GO:0008295 - spermidine biosynthetic process [Evidence IEA,IEA]; GO_process: GO:0008295 - spermidine biosynthetic process [Evidence IMP] [PMID 9073064]), with protein MSELTHRTIKDGWFSEVSDTMWPGQAMNLRCNQILHVEKSKYQDVLVFESSDYGNVLVLDGVIQATERDEFAYQEMITHLAMNSHPNPKKVLVIGGGDGGVLREVVKHSSVEEAVLCDIDEAVIRVSKKYLPSMAVGFQHPKVKVHIGDGFKFLDDYKNTFDVIITDSSDPEGPAESLFQKPYFQLLHDALTENGVISTQGENVWLHMDIIKQVKADCKTVFPQVEYAYTTIPTYPGGQIGFMVCTKNKSANLKEPLRSWTAPEEQALNRYYNKEIHRASFVLPNFANAVLNK; from the coding sequence aTGTCTGAATTGACTCACAGAACTATCAAGGACGGCTGGTTCAGCGAGGTCTCGGACACCATGTGGCCCGGCCAAGCTATGAACCTCCGTTGCAACCAAATCCTCCATGTCGAGAAGTCCAAGTACCAGgatgttcttgtttttgaatcaTCTGATTATGGTAATGTTCTTGTTCTCGACGGTGTCATTCAAGCCACTGAACGTGACGAGTTTGCATACCAAGAAATGATCACTCACTTGGCTATGAACTCTCACCCCAACCCCAAGAAGGTGTTGGtcattggtggtggtgacgGAGGTGTACTTCGTGAGGTTGTTAAGCATTCCTCTGTTGAGGAAGCAGTACTTTGTGACATCGATGAGGCTGTCATCCGTGTGTCCAAGAAGTACTTGCCCTCAATGGCTGTTGGTTTCCAACATCCCAAGGTCAAGGTCCATATCGGTGATGGATTCAAGTTTTTGGATGATTATAAGAATACTTTTGATGTTATCATCACTGATTCTTCTGATCCCGAGGGGCCTGCTGAGTCGCTTTTCCAAAAGCCTTATTTCCAATTGTTGCACGATGCTCTTACCGAGAATGGTGTTATCTCCACTCAAGGTGAGAACGTCTGGTTGCACATGGATATCATCAAGCAGGTCAAGGCCGACTGTAAGACTGTATTCCCCCAAGTCGAGTACGCTTACACCACCATCCCTACTTACCCCGGAGGACAAATCGGATTCATGGTCTGTACCAAGAACAAGAGCGCCAACCTCAAGGAGCCTCTTCGTTCCTGGACTGCCCCCGAGGAGCAGGCTTTGAACAGATACTACAACAAGGAGATTCACCGTGCTTCTTTTGTTCTTCCCAACTTCGCCAACGCTGTCCTCAACAAATAA
- the mis18 gene encoding kinetochore protein Mis18 gives MNYATESLSVLEAISVVPSRQETEDSGSTYCELLCTGCSTSIGRVYKSTPHTLDHLRDKYTFFTSKSKCYEVGKLDIIPQAVDAEIIQATRPSPDDVAKRFAVLEAVVLALHKRIDSLTADSTDTV, from the coding sequence ATGAATTATGCTACTGAGAGCTTAAGCGTGCTGGAAGCTATTTCTGTTGTCCCGTCTCGTCAGGAAACTGAAGATTCAGGTTCGACATACTGTGAATTATTATGTACTGGCTGTTCAACGTCAATTGGTCGCGTATACAAGAGTACGCCTCACACCTTGGACCATTTACGTGATAAATACACGTTCTTCACGTCCAAGTCGAAATGTTACGAAGTGGGCAAACTGGATATCATTCCTCAAGCAGTCGATGCAGAAATCATCCAGGCCACTAGACCCAGTCCCGACGACGTTGCCAAACGGTTTGCAGTCCTCGAAGCGGTGGTTCTTGCTCTTCACAAGCGCATCGATTCGCTGACCGCAGACTCTACTGACACGGTCTGA
- the FAF1 gene encoding Faf1p (Protein required for pre-rRNA processing; also required for 40S ribosomal subunit assembly; GO_component: GO:0005737 - cytoplasm [Evidence IDA] [PMID 14562095]; GO_component: GO:0005730 - nucleolus [Evidence IEA]; GO_component: GO:0005730 - nucleolus [Evidence IDA] [PMID 15078877]; GO_component: GO:0005730 - nucleolus [Evidence IDA] [PMID 15178413]; GO_component: GO:0005634 - nucleus [Evidence IEA]; GO_component: GO:0005634 - nucleus [Evidence IDA] [PMID 14562095]; GO_function: GO:0003674 - molecular_function [Evidence ND]; GO_process: GO:0000462 - maturation of SSU-rRNA from tricistronic rRNA transcript (SSU-rRNA, 5.8S rRNA, LSU-rRNA) [Evidence IMP] [PMID 15078877]; GO_process: GO:0000462 - maturation of SSU-rRNA from tricistronic rRNA transcript (SSU-rRNA, 5.8S rRNA, LSU-rRNA) [Evidence IMP] [PMID 15178413]; GO_process: GO:0042254 - ribosome biogenesis [Evidence IEA]) produces the protein MQQANGRKPATEKMPMSLRKGIEKSRKMKQDKYEAYAKEAGIVLARPAAGSVKKKPVKRDRGLKIASVGRNTRHGLVISKAEIAKYTSGRGGAKGKRK, from the coding sequence ATGCAACAGGCCAACGGCCGTAAACCAGCGACTGAGAAGATGCCTATGAGTCTGCGAAAAGGTATTGAGAAGAGCCGCAAGATGAAACAAGACAAGTACGAAGCATATGCCAAGGAAGCTGGCATTGTCCTGGCCCGACCAGCTGCCGGGTCcgtgaaaaagaaacccgTCAAACGAGACCGAGGACTCAAAATTGCATCTGTCGGAAGAAACACCCGCCACGGTCTCGTCATCAGCAAAGCCGAGATCGCGAAATACACCTCTGGTCGAGGCGGCGCCAAGGGCAAGCGGAAATAG
- the PDA1 gene encoding pyruvate dehydrogenase (acetyl-transferring) subunit E1 alpha (E1 alpha subunit of the pyruvate dehydrogenase (PDH) complex; catalyzes the direct oxidative decarboxylation of pyruvate to acetyl-CoA; phosphorylated; regulated by glucose; GO_component: GO:0043231 - intracellular membrane-bounded organelle [Evidence IEA]; GO_component: GO:0005759 - mitochondrial matrix [Evidence IEA]; GO_component: GO:0042645 - mitochondrial nucleoid [Evidence IDA] [PMID 15692048]; GO_component: GO:0005967 - mitochondrial pyruvate dehydrogenase complex [Evidence IDA] [PMID 2007123]; GO_component: GO:0005739 - mitochondrion [Evidence IEA]; GO_component: GO:0005739 - mitochondrion [Evidence IDA] [PMID 14576278]; GO_component: GO:0005739 - mitochondrion [Evidence IDA] [PMID 16823961]; GO_component: GO:0005739 - mitochondrion [Evidence IDA] [PMID 7589446]; GO_function: GO:0016491 - oxidoreductase activity [Evidence IEA]; GO_function: GO:0016624 - oxidoreductase activity, acting on the aldehyde or oxo group of donors, disulfide as acceptor [Evidence IEA]; GO_function: GO:0004739 - pyruvate dehydrogenase (acetyl-transferring) activity [Evidence IEA,IEA]; GO_function: GO:0004739 - pyruvate dehydrogenase (acetyl-transferring) activity [Evidence IMP] [PMID 11589696]; GO_process: GO:0006086 - acetyl-CoA biosynthetic process from pyruvate [Evidence IDA] [PMID 7947791]; GO_process: GO:0006096 - glycolytic process [Evidence IEA,IEA]; GO_process: GO:0008152 - metabolic process [Evidence IEA]; GO_process: GO:0055114 - oxidation-reduction process [Evidence IEA,IEA]; GO_process: GO:0007124 - pseudohyphal growth [Evidence IMP] [PMID 24603354]), with amino-acid sequence MLSIRRSLASKVASSASGSAAIAAGRRNYSSGGDDTVTIQLPESSYATYNLEAPSLEVSLKKDELLQMYKDMTVVRRLEMAADALYKAKKIRGFCHLSTGQEAIAVGIEHAITREDTVITSYRCHGFAYMRGASVKGVLAELLGRRSGVSFGKGGSMHMFAPNFYGGNGIVGAQVPVGLGIAFAHQYRNEKSATFALYGDGASNQGQIFESYNMAKLWNVPCIFACENNKYGMGTSASRSSALTEYYKRGQYIPGLKINGMDVIASYQGSKFAKEWAAAGKGPLVLEYETYRYGGHSMSDPGTTYRTREEIQQMRSSNDPITGLKARLLDLGVATEAELKAVDKEARAYVDAQTAEAEADAPPDADPKILFEDVYVRGTEIPVLRGRIPQENFSFTK; translated from the coding sequence ATGCTTTCAATTCGTCGTTCTCTTGCTTCTAAAGTAGCCAGTTCGgcttctggctctgctgccattgctgctggtcgtAGAAACTActcttctggtggtgatgatacCGTCACTATCCAACTTCCAGAGTCTTCTTATGCCACATACAATTTGGAGGCTCCTTCTCTTGAAGTGAGTCTTAAGAAGGATGAATTGCTTCAAATGTACAAGGACATGACTGTTGTTCGTCGTTTGGaaatggctgctgatgctttATACAAGGCCAAGAAGATCCGTGGATTCTGTCACTTGTCGACTGGTCAAGAAGCCAttgctgttggtattgAACATGCTATTACCAGAGAAGACACTGTCATCACTTCGTACAGATGTCACGGTTTCGCATACATGCGTGGAGCCTCAGTCAAGGGAGTTCTTGCTGAATTGCTTGGCCGTCGTTCCGGTGTTTCGTTCGGTAAGGGTGGTTCCATGCACATGTTTGCTCCTAACTTTTATGGTGGTAATGGTATTGTAGGAGCTCAAGTTCCTGTTGGTTTGGGTATTGCTTTTGCCCATCAATACAGAAACGAGAAGTCGGCTACTTTTGCTTTGTACGGAGATGGTGCTTCTAACCAAGGACAAATCTTTGAGTCTTATAACATGGCCAAGCTGTGGAATGTTCCTTGTATCTTTGCTTGTGAAAACAACAAGTATGGTATGGGTACTTCTGCTTCTCGTTCTTCCGCCTTGACCGAATATTACAAGCGTGGTCAATACATTCCTGGTCTTAAGATTAATGGTATGGATGTCATTGCCAGTTACCAAGGATCTAAGTTTGCTAAGGAAtgggctgctgctggtaaggGACCTCTTGTTCTTGAGTATGAGACTTACCGTTATGGAGGTCACTCGATGTCTGATCCCGGTACTACTTACAGAACCCGTGAGGAGATTCAACAAATGAGATCTTCTAACGATCCTATTACCGGTCTTAAGGCCCGTTTGCTTGATCTCGGTGTTGCTACTGAGGCCGAGTTGAAGGCCGTTGACAAGGAGGCCCGTGCCTATGTCGATGCTCAAACCGCCGAGGCCGAGGCCGACGCTCCTCCTGATGCCGACCCCAAGATCCTCTTCGAAGACGTCTACGTCCGTGGTACCGAGATCCCTGTTCTCCGTGGCAGAATCCCCCAAGAGAACTTCTCCTTCACCAAATAA
- the RAS2 gene encoding Ras family GTPase RAS2 (GTP-binding protein; regulates nitrogen starvation response, sporulation, and filamentous growth; farnesylation and palmitoylation required for activity and localization to plasma membrane; homolog of mammalian Ras proto-oncogenes; RAS2 has a paralog, RAS1, that arose from the whole genome duplication; GO_component: GO:0005789 - endoplasmic reticulum membrane [Evidence IDA] [PMID 22575457]; GO_component: GO:0016020 - membrane [Evidence IEA,IEA]; GO_component: GO:0005739 - mitochondrion [Evidence IDA] [PMID 22575457]; GO_component: GO:0005634 - nucleus [Evidence IDA] [PMID 23127800]; GO_component: GO:0005886 - plasma membrane [Evidence IEA,IEA]; GO_component: GO:0005886 - plasma membrane [Evidence IDA] [PMID 11914276]; GO_component: GO:0005886 - plasma membrane [Evidence IDA] [PMID 16622836]; GO_component: GO:0005886 - plasma membrane [Evidence IDA] [PMID 20162532]; GO_component: GO:0005886 - plasma membrane [Evidence IDA] [PMID 23127800]; GO_function: GO:0005525 - GTP binding [Evidence IEA,IEA]; GO_function: GO:0005525 - GTP binding [Evidence IDA] [PMID 6438624]; GO_function: GO:0003924 - GTPase activity [Evidence IDA] [PMID 8106517]; GO_function: GO:0000166 - nucleotide binding [Evidence IEA]; GO_process: GO:0006184 - GTP catabolic process [Evidence IEA]; GO_process: GO:0007190 - activation of adenylate cyclase activity [Evidence IDA] [PMID 8106517]; GO_process: GO:0030437 - ascospore formation [Evidence IMP] [PMID 2558958]; GO_process: GO:0045762 - positive regulation of adenylate cyclase activity [Evidence IGI] [PMID 2981630]; GO_process: GO:0045762 - positive regulation of adenylate cyclase activity [Evidence IGI] [PMID 3891097]; GO_process: GO:0000411 - positive regulation of transcription by galactose [Evidence IMP] [PMID 16292676]; GO_process: GO:0097271 - protein localization to bud neck [Evidence IGI] [PMID 12782684]; GO_process: GO:0007124 - pseudohyphal growth [Evidence IMP] [PMID 1547504]; GO_process: GO:0032880 - regulation of protein localization [Evidence IMP] [PMID 15917658]; GO_process: GO:0001302 - replicative cell aging [Evidence IMP] [PMID 12839995]; GO_process: GO:0001302 - replicative cell aging [Evidence IMP] [PMID 8034612]; GO_process: GO:0007165 - signal transduction [Evidence IEA]; GO_process: GO:0007264 - small GTPase mediated signal transduction [Evidence IEA]) has protein sequence MLGSLFSVDSAIDAYLLVYDITSETSLENLEYFDELIEKNLDAGGRGRDVAAPVKIVAGNKCDLSDHRTISSAQGLAWAKAHGCGFMETSAKAMVNIEETFQILIRQVVEHRQAALAGSSSSNSPTNATRQGPSSTSKTGLTGRTTTLTEKPAKQRSGCCVIS, from the coding sequence ATGCTGGGGTCGCTGTTCAGTGTGGACTCGGCCATAGATGCGTATTTACTGGTGTATGATATCACGTCGGAGACGTCGTTAGAGAATCTTGAGTATTTCGACGAGCTCATTGAAAAGAACCTGGACGCGGGCGGCCGGGGCCGTGATGTGGCCGCTCCAGTCAAGATCGTGGCTGGCAACAAATGCGATTTGAGCGACCACCGCACTATTTCCAGTGCCCAGGGTCTGGCATGGGCGAAAGCTCACGGCTGTGGGTTCATGGAAACAAGTGCTAAAGCCATGGTCAACATCGAAGAAACTTTCCAAATCCTCATTCGCCAGGTGGTCGAACACCGTCAGGCTGCCCTTGCCGGCTCCTCATCCTCCAACTCCCCCACCAACGCTACCCGACAGGGTCCCTCGTCCACCTCTAAAACAGGCCTCACCGGCCgcaccaccaccctcaCCGAAAAACCCGCCAAGCAGCGATCCGGCTGCTGTGTAATCAGCTAA
- the VTC2 gene encoding Vtc2p (Subunit of vacuolar transporter chaperone (VTC) complex; involved in membrane trafficking, vacuolar polyphosphate accumulation, microautophagy and non-autophagic vacuolar fusion; VTC2 has a paralog, VTC3, that arose from the whole genome duplication; GO_component: GO:0005783 - endoplasmic reticulum [Evidence IDA] [PMID 17079729]; GO_component: GO:0000329 - fungal-type vacuole membrane [Evidence IDA] [PMID 11823419]; GO_component: GO:0016021 - integral component of membrane [Evidence IEA]; GO_component: GO:0016021 - integral component of membrane [Evidence ISM] [PMID 12192589]; GO_component: GO:0016020 - membrane [Evidence IEA]; GO_component: GO:0005774 - vacuolar membrane [Evidence IEA]; GO_component: GO:0033254 - vacuolar transporter chaperone complex [Evidence IPI] [PMID 11823419]; GO_component: GO:0005773 - vacuole [Evidence IEA]; GO_function: GO:0003674 - molecular_function [Evidence ND]; GO_process: GO:0016237 - microautophagy [Evidence IDA,IMP] [PMID 17079729]; GO_process: GO:0006797 - polyphosphate metabolic process [Evidence IGI,IMP] [PMID 11102525]; GO_process: GO:0008104 - protein localization [Evidence IMP] [PMID 10480897]; GO_process: GO:0007034 - vacuolar transport [Evidence IDA,IMP] [PMID 17079729]; GO_process: GO:0042144 - vacuole fusion, non-autophagic [Evidence IMP,IPI] [PMID 11823419]), with product MLFGLRLANEVYPPWKQEYISYEKLKKLLKESVISDSGEQDSSWTEQDETKFGTFLDSELEKVYSFESAKYTELSKRIADIEKTVEQAQNLDAKKVEAELEEILELASQLDRFRRVNFTGFAKIVKKHDRLHPKYKVKPLLQVRLNALPFHSEDYSPLLYRLSGLYSVLSENYGTGAYPTSASAVMSSFHRASGFKTLKFWIHPDNVMEVKTKILRHLPVLVYNSGSDNGDDDESTDPVVTSLYLDNKNFDIYDAQLEKKRDSNNDTVIPSLRLRWHGRLYENPNITLEQKYDDKVVRINLKSKHINQFLDGNASTLIERQVAKLKARNTSPAQIDAYKSAAHDLDAYIQDHQLEPMLRTVHTRTAFEIPGDDRVRIILDNDISFIKEDSLNQDSPIREPGSWHRADLDIPGIADPLKVLRKSEYSKFPYAVLEVRVKTNGKTSTGAGSAPASGSNKPYPAWIEELINGHLVTEIPNFSKFVQGVANLYTENDHVDGLPFWLPELEHDIRQDPTEVYKRNRLASSDYPKTLPSTKLLNAVQATSSNAYEPDEDSSDGGVSSGVSSAKRGSVGFPTYTHSGPKLDVDSEDEEVVLPPGVKEPSTYIKNSGAVKVETKVWLANERTFNRWLHVTTLLSALTFTLYSSVERSFSVQHAELIAYFLFALTIFSGIWGYGIYMQRLKHISARSEKHLDNVYGPLIIAFGLLAALIINFAAAFKHHRDNGLPVPIPAPSSPAPAPAPTISP from the coding sequence ATGCTGTTCGGATTGCGTCTCGCCAATGAGGTGTACCCTCCCTGGAAACAAGAGTACATCAGTTATgaaaaattgaagaagctccTTAAGGAGTCGGTTATTTCCGACTCTGGTGAGCAAGACTCGTCCTGGACTGAACAGGACGAGACCAAATTCGGCACTTTCCTCGACTCGGAGCTTGAAAAGGTCTACTCTTTTGAGAGTGCCAAGTACACTGAGCTCTCTAAACgcattgctgatattgaaaagacGGTTGAACAGGCTCAGAACCTCGATGCCAAGAAAGTCGAGGCTGAACTCGAGGAGATTCTTGAATTGGCTTCTCAACTTGACAGATTCAGAAGGGTCAACTTCACTGGATTTGCCAAGATTGTCAAGAAGCACGATCGGTTGCATCCCAAGTACAAGGTTAAACCCTTGTTGCAAGTACGTCTCAATGCTCTTCCTTTCCATTCTGAAGATTATTCTCCTTTGCTTTACAGACTGTCTGGTTTGTACTCTGTATTGAGTGAAAACTACGGCACTGGTGCTTATCCCACCTCTGCCTCTGCTGTCATGTCTTCTTTCCACCGTGCTTCTGGTTTCAAGACCTTGAAGTTCTGGATCCATCCTGACAATGTTATGGAGGTCAAGACCAAGATTCTCCGTCATTTGCCCGTGTTGGTGTATAACAGTGGTTCTGATAAcggtgatgatgacgagtcGACTGATCCTGTTGTTACCTCGTTATACCTTGACAACAAGAACTTTGATATCTATGATGCTCAATTGGAAAAGAAGCGTGATTCCAACAACGACACTGTCATTCCCTCGCTTAGACTCAGATGGCATGGTCGTTTGTATGAGAACCCCAACATCACTTTGGAACAAAAGTACGATGACAAGGTTGTCCGAATCAACCTCAAGTCCAAGCATATTAACCAGTTCCTTGACGGCAATGCCTCGACTCTTATTGAGAGACAGGTTGCTAAATTGAAGGCTCGTAACACCTCGCCTGCTCAAATCGACGCATACAAGTCTGCAGCTCACGATCTGGACGCTTATATTCAAGACCACCAGCTCGAGCCTATGCTTAGAACTGTTCATACTCGTACTGCTTTTGAGATTCCTGGTGACGATAGAGTACGTATTATTCTTGATAACGACATTTCTTTTATCAAGGAAGACTCTTTGAACCAAGACTCTCCTATTCGTGAGCCTGGTTCTTGGCACAGAGCTGATCTTGACATTCCTGGTATTGCTGATCCTCTCAAGGTTCTTCGTAAATCCGAGTATTCCAAGTTCCCCTATGCTGTTCTTGAAGTGCGTGTCAAGACTAATGGCAAGACTtctactggtgctggttctgctCCTGCCTCGGGTTCTAACAAACCATATCCTGCCTGGATCGAGGAGCTTATCAATGGCCATTTGGTTACTGAAATCCCTAACTTTTCTAAATTCGTTCAGGGTGTCGCTAATTTATACACTGAAAACGACCATGTCGATGGTCTTCCATTCTGGTTGCCTGAATTGGAGCATGATATCCGTCAAGACCCTACCGAGGTGTATAAACGCAACAGACTTGCCAGTTCTGATTATCCCAAGACTCTTCCTTCTACCAAGCTTTTGAACGCTGTTCAAGCCACCAGTTCGAATGCTTATGAACCTGACGAGGACTCGAGCGATGGCGGTGTTTCATCTGGCGTTTCTTCTGCCAAGAGAGGATCTGTCGGATTCCCTACCTATACACACAGTGGACCCAAGTTGGATGTCGACTCGGAAGACGAGGAAGTTGTTCTTCCTCCTGGAGTCAAGGAACCCTCGACATATATCAAGAACTCTGGTGCTGTCAAGGTTGAAACAAAGGTCTGGCTTGCCAATGAACGTACCTTCAACCGTTGGTTGCACGTCACCACCCTTCTTTCTGCACTTACTTTCACCCTTTACTCGTCCGTCGAGCGTTCTTTCTCTGTTCAACACGCCGAACTCATTGCCTACTTCCTGTTTGCTCTGACCATCTTCTCTGGTATCTGGGGCTACGGAATCTACATGCAGCGTCTCAAGCACATCAGCGCCCGTAGCGAGAAGCACCTCGACAACGTCTACGGTCCACTCATCATCGCTTTCGGTCTGCTGGCTGCtctcatcatcaacttTGCTGCCGCTTTCAAGCACCACAGAGACAACGGTCTCCCCGTCCCCATCCCGGCCCCCTCTAGCCCTGCCCCTGCTCCGGCTCCTACCATCTCCCCTTAA